The Oncorhynchus gorbuscha isolate QuinsamMale2020 ecotype Even-year linkage group LG04, OgorEven_v1.0, whole genome shotgun sequence genome includes the window acagaggagcctcttaacttcttgcgtcgagccatcccggatccgggatcgtgacgaCAGCCTCAAgcacattaccataatgcaacgttaactattcatgaaaatcgcaaatgaaatgaaatcaatatgctagctctcaaacttagccttttgttaacaacactgtcatctcagattttcaaaatatgcttctcaaccatagcaaaacaagcatttctgtaacagtattgatggctagcgtagcatttagtgtagcatttagcattagcattcagcaggcaacattttcacaaaatccagaaaagcattccaataaaataatttacctttgaagaactttggatggtttcaatgaggagactctcagttagatagcaaatgttcagtttttcctgaaagattatttgtttaggacaaatcgctccgttttctgcgtcacgtttagctacgaaaaaaacctgtatccaggattgtgtaaatctatccgcaagctcattagcataacgcaacgtcaACTATTcgtgaaaatcgcaaatgaaattaaataaatctattcgctctcaagcttagccttttgttaacaacactgtcatcacagattttcaaaatatgcttttgaaccatagctaaacaagcatttgtgtaacagtattgatagcctagcttTAGGAtttaacattttcacaaaaaccagaaaagcattcaaataaaatcatttacctttgaaaacatctgaagttcttcaatgAGGAGagactgttagatagcaaatgttaagtttttacaaaaatattatttgttgacaaatcgctctgttttcttcatcacgtttgggtaagaaaaaaagaaaaagaaataaataaagtcattaaaacgcgaacttctttccaaattaactccataatatcgacaaacatgGCAAACAATGTTTAGAATctatcctcaaggtgtttttcacatatctatcaatgataaatccttcgtggcagttgaccttctcttctgaagaaatggaacgcgcatggacctagagattacgcaataatttcgacacaggacactgggcggacacctggtaaatgtagtctatggtcaattttccaatgatatgcctacaaatacgtcacaatgctgcagacaccttggagaaacgacaggcaggctcattcctggcgcattcacagccatataaggagacattggaacacagcgccttcagaatctggggcatttcctgtatgaaacttcatgttttcgcctgtagcattagttctggggcactcacagataatatctttgcagttttggaaacgtgagttttttctttccaaagctgtcaattacatgcatagtcaagcatcttttcgtgacaaaatatcttgtttaaaacgggaacgttttttatccaaaaattaagagcgccccctatctcaaagaagttaaagaagttacaggtctgtgagagccagaaatcttgcttgtttgtaggtgaccaaataattattttccaccatcatttgcaaataaattcattaaatcctacaatgtgattttctggattttttttttcttttcattttgtctgtcatagttgaagtgtacctatgatgaaaattacaggcctctcatctttaagTTTGCGAACTTGCACAATtcatggctgactaaatactttttgccccactgcataATGAACTGGAGAGCAGAACATTGGTATGAAGCAATGACACTCTTTCTTTGATAGCTCCACCCACTATCCTCTCAATATCCAATGAGAGTCCTccatcgagcagcagtgaggaacGGGAGCATGGAGTGGTGATGACGACAGTTCCTCCCGGTGGACTCCCAGAGAACAAAGAGACTGAGGTGGGTCAGAGGAAGGGGAATGTTCAGATGGGGGAAAAATGGTTTTCTCAGCCCCAAGCATACACTGACAATTACTCCAGTTTTCAGTGTCGGCACAATATGACGGTAGAAAGTGACTTTTGGATTCAAAAATGTTTGATCCTGCCCAATATGGTTCAGAAGCCTCATTGTCACAATGCACTACCGTCATATTCCTCGCTCCCtgtcctcatcttcctctctcctctggtccagATGTCCTTCAGCAGTTCATCCCCACAGCTCGTGTCCCACCTGCCAGCCCAGAAGGAAAGAGAACTCTGGTGAGACTCTGGGAATAGAATGCCTTTTCTGGGACTTCTTTAAGAGCTCTATGGGGCTGCACTAACCAATATAATTCATTGTAAATTGAATAATCAGATAATATATTTTTATCAGGACACATCCCCGACTTTTATCAAGCAGTATGGACAACCTACAGAATGGATCTGCATTGAAGGTAGTGGGGACATTTTCACTTGACACCATTTACTGCCCAGAGTGAGAATATCTGTCTAGAAAGGCCAttacccttttctccccaatctgTATCACAGCACTGACTCCTTGTCATCTAATGACTGTTCTTCACCTTTCCTACCTCTAGCATGTAGTGGTGATTCCTGTAGAGGCTGAAGTGTCTACTGAGGTATTATAACTGTGAACAAAACTCTTCACTTTCATATCTAACCATTACTGTTCTTTATTGTGTTTAGGTCACACTTCTGACCACATTATTGTTTTGTCAATTAGAATTTTATAGAAAATAAATCAATTAATCAAAAGTAACAAAACATTTTCTATTGGTCTAATTGTTTCATTAGTCTGTGTTTGTTCTCCAGAATAGGCCTGTAGATAACCGATGCCAGACCCTGCCGGTGAAGGCCTCCTTCCCAGAGCATAATGGAGAGGGAGAGTGCAGTGAGACACAGAGCCAGAGGTCTCCAGAGGGGAGTGAAGACGGAGACTCAAGTAAGCCTAAAGAagcattaaccccccccccccccaccacacacacactgtctattaGTGCTTCAGACACCTTCACCTCAAGATATACTTAGGTTACACTGTATCTTATGTTGCATGGTGGACAGACCTGCTCTGAGAAACCATATCTGCTTAGTTCTGGCCCCTTCTACAACACAGAGCACAAAGCCTCAGATAGCTGATCAGACCAAGACCTGGTCCTCCATTTTGAGACCGGGAAAATACACAGGTCTCTGATCAGTGGCTAGTGGCACTTTGATCAAAGCCAATAGCGGTGAGGCCCCAGCCGGAGCAAAGGTTTTCAGGGATATTCCTGACTGCCTTGACATACACCATGTTCACAACCCCACCCTCTTTCTGGTCGACCACACTGAACCcaacccaccctctctctcacagaccACACTTACCCCAATTCCACCTTCTCTTTCTAAATGACCACGGTCCAcacaaccccaccctctctcatGGACCACACTCACCTCAACTCCACCCTGGACTTTGGAGTGGCAGGAATCAAGTCCATGAGTATATGATCCTCCCACAAAATGAATCTATATTGGCCTCCCAGCTGTAACTGGTGCCATATTATGGATGCAGTGGTGGGTTTTGTGCTGTGCACATAAACAGGCACAGGCCCAGCAGCTGGAACCCCTTTCTATGTGCTCTCACTCCTTTTGGGTGGTCGGTTAGAGCCAAAGGCCTCCAATACAAACATGAGAAAGCAAAGCTCTACCAATCCCCTAGTGGGCCTATCAGTGAGTCTTACTGGGGTTCGACACATAtcgaaaaatacattacagacaaaatagtTTACAATTGACATACACATGTTTATGCTTTTCAATGTGTGCGTGTGCATCTATCGGTTACATACATGTCTGTACATgcacaagtaggtcacatgggggagagaagttgagatgttgcttaatacattttttttgatGCTCATACGATGGGAGTCCTGCATTCATGGCTCATGGTATAATGCTGTACATTTCATttaatttgttctggacctggggactagGAAAATGTCTGTCGGGGTAAATATGTGTGTCAGTGCTCTGTAAGATGACAGCATACAATTTGGAATTTCCAATACATTCATGTTCCTTATATTTCAGGAATATGTTCACGTAGGGTGTCCATGGCACTAGTCTGAGTTAATTAACATGTTTGTGCTATTTCTCTTCACAGGCTATTGGCAATAAACATAATTCAGTCATTAAGATTCAAGTCTTTTTGAAGGTTCACCGCCTGTATGAAACTTTTTTTCACCAAGATAACATCAGCTATTTGTTTTGCAGTCCCGGAAAGAAATAAAAAAATTTGAACGAGTTGATTGTTTTTATCCTTGCATTGCACATTTTCAAAAGAAACTCAAATTAAAGCTTAACCAGAACCTTTTCCCAGATGTAAACGTCCGATTTTAAATGTTTCAATGATAGATACACAACTAGAAAATAAAGATACTTTTTGTtgatctccccccccccccccttcgtaCAGGAAAGACAGAGAAAATGGACGACACCTCATCCTCTGATCTTTCACCCCAGTCTTCAGGGGCGGAGTCAGGTCAACGGACTATTGGCTCACCAGAACACTTGAAGAACAATAACAGTATCAGAAAGCTCTGGGGAAAGTGAGTGGTATATAttctttaaatatatttttaaaataaaatatatacagtagattGAGCATATACCTCAAATTGGCAAGCTAAGGAATGTGAATGACGCCCAAGTCTTGAatattatgtacagtatgtctgtgaaATCAAATACGGTCCTCTCCTCCAGGATCAGGCGGACCCAGTCAGGGGGTCTGCAGGGGGAGGACCTGGAATCAAACCAGTTTAGGAGAGGGGGGCTGCGTGCCACAGCGGGGCCAAGACTGACCCGGACCCCTGAGTCTGGCAGCACTGTTCGGTAAGACTGGATTTGGGGATAAGTCCTTGACACACCTAATTCCCCAATAAATTATTGGCATGAATTAACAATGTAGTAACATttctgctaaccttaacccctactctaacactgattctaaacctaaccttaaccttagcaaacagttgcttatcaacagatgacttgttgatagtatgaccatctatacaaataaagtgtgaccaacCGCCTCGATTTGGTCTTATGTATAACATTACATAAAAATAGCATAACTGGTTCATTTTAACACCAATTCACCCATGCATTTaatatatacgtgtatatataaATCTAGAATACCAGGGAATTAATAGCGGCTTTCTAAACAATGGTTTTTTCTTAGTTTCTGGCTTGTTAGGTGTAAACGGTaccgtgaaatggttacttgcatagtggagtcttttgttgaGACATGTAGCTGTCTAGCTACCCatacaattaaccataatcccaactcataacgttactgccctgcatgaatctacaggtagctaaagctaacaaatGAGCTAAGTTCAATGTTAgtctataactagcaatgcaaatagcTCTGAAATATGAAaacattactacacagatcatacacacaatgttagctagctagctaacactactcTTTAACGGGCAATGAAAACGACATTCTAACAAAATTAGAAATGTAGAATATATGAAAATGTAGCTTGCTAGTCTcccttacccgtatacatggatgaatgcttctccctctttatcacaaatgccatggttgcccttagttttgAAAATGTAATCCAGACAGGTGTTTTATTCAACAGCCTTCCTTGTTCTCTTTGGCTCCCTCTGCATTTGCAATCAAAcaccatctccttagctatcatactctgcttccaccaggcattccactgatttaaaaactcggtcctccagaaagtggagcgCCTTAGCAACACTTGTGCAGATTTttgtgatatctttcaaaaaaagccactttagaaaggattacctagaCATATTTAGCAGCTAATGTTATAGACGGAAGAGTGCTACATGACAGCACATTCTGAaatcatctctcagcatgtccagcccaaccattctctcagccaatcatggctagcggcaggtagcctcgcggGTAGgagcgttaggccagtaaccaaaaggttgctgtattgaatcccgagctgacaaggtaaaaattacAAAGCGACGAAGACGTGGCTGTCGATTTAAGGCAGCCCtttgcacctctctgattcaaagAGTTGGTTatatgtggaagacacatttcagttgagtgcattcagttgtacacctGACTAATTATGCCCTTTACTGTCTTTTCCATGGTTAAACCAACTCTGCTTGTAATTGAacaaaaactatttttttttagACGGCATACAAGTTTGattttaaggcacatgaaagttcacatgttccagaaggcatttctgccaaaaaatgcTTTTGAGAAGAAAATCTATAAATTCCATTCAAAtacctctcctgtgaagtagtgacattACGAGATACGCCTAGTTTTCTGAAATAAGTCACATGTGTTTGCTACTGCACCTGTTTCAATATAGGGCATACTGTTCATATCGTATAGATGTTGAATAGGCCATATACAATATATGTAGACAGAGAACCTCGTTttgcttctgttctctctctcaagcGTTCTTAATCTaacttctctcattctgtctatcAGGGATATGAACACACCATTCAGCCAGTGGACCAGAGAGCAGGTGTGTGGTTGGCTGGAGGATTATGGTCTAGGCCAGTACGTCAACCTGACCCGGCAGTGGGTCGACAACGGACAGACGCTCCTGTCCGCAAGGCCACAGGACTTTGAGAAGGttagctgtacatagtccatctgtaaatagcccacccaatcttacatactgtttttattttatttacttttctgctcttttgctcaccagtatctctacttgcatatcatctgctcatttatcactccagtgttaatctattaaattgtaattattcgctcctatggcctatttattgcctacctcctcatgccttttgcacacactgtatatatacttaaTTTTTaatactgtgtcattgacttgtttattgtgttattggctttaTTGTTTactacatgtgtaactctgtgttgttgtctgtcacactgctttgctttatgttgaccaggtcgcagttgcaaatgagaacttgttctcaactagcctacctggtaaaataaattaaatgcAAATTGTAAAAGAATTGAGGGAAAATTTCTACTCTGAACTTAAAAACATACAGAATGGTTGCTTGTATGGTGTCTATATTAGGACAGTCTCAGGGTCACAAGTAGGTTGTCAGTCACTCAGAACTTCTCAGTCTCCGCAGGATTCCTTATGGACACTGTTGTCATAATACTCTCTGGAGAACATGTAGCACTGCAGGAATCAGGATCATGTTCTGAACATATAAACATTGATTGGTAAAACCTTGCATGTGTTTGAACTTTATTTGAATGTACATTATTCTGTGTCCACAGGAAATGGGTATCAATCACCCGCTACACAGGAAGAAATTACAGCTGGCTCTAAGGGGGTTCAGTACTAAAGCCCTGGAGAAGTCCTCTGAGCTGGACCACATCTGGGTTACACGTACGTATACAACTTAAACTGTACAATTCAAATCTACTATATTCAGACATGACCAGAAATGTCATATTTGAGATGTATAATGAGTCAACTGCATTGTCTGTAGGatattttgctggaaaatggTCCTTGTTTAGAAGGAAGTTAAACATTTTAACTCTGATTGGTGACATGCAGGATGGTTGGATGACATAGGTCTTCCTCAGTACAAGGACCAGTTCCACGAGGGGCGAGTGGATGGCAGGATGCTCCAGTATCTCACCGTGGTAAGGCTAAACAATGTCTTTTTAAGTGAATCGTACAAGAAATGTTGAGTGTAAATGCTCTCATTTGATATCACCATTTAATATAAAAGGGTTCCCATACAGTGAATATGCCCTAGCTTTCCTACTGAACTACAGGGAATACGCCCTAGCTTTCCTACTGAACTACAGGGAATACGCCCTAGCTTTCCTACTGAACTACAGGGAATACGCCCTAGAACTACAGGGAATACGCCCTAGCTTTCCTACTGAACTACAGGGAATACGCCCTAGCTTTCCTACTGAACTACAGGGAATACGCCCTAGCTTTCCTACTGAACTACAGGGAATACGCCCTAGCTTTCCTACTGAACTACAGGGAATACGCCCTAGCTTTCCTACTGAACTACAGGGAATACGCCCTAGCTTTCCCTCTACAGGGAATACTACTGAACTACAGGCTTTCCTACTGAACTACAGAATACGCCCTAGCTTTCCTACTGAATTACAGGAATACGCCCTAGCTTTCCTACTGAACTACAGGGAATACGCCCTAGCTTTCCTACTGAACTACAGGGAATACGCCCTAGCTTTCCTACTGAACTACAGGGAATACTGAACTACAGGGAATACGCCCTAGCTTTCCTACTGAACTACAGGGAATACGCCCTAGCTTTCCTACTGAACTACAGGGAATACGCCCTAGCTTTCCTACTGAACTACAGGGAATACGCCCTAGCTTTCCTACTGAACTACAGGGAATACGCCCTAGCTTTCCTACTGAACTACAGGGAATACGCCCTAGCTTTCCTACTGACCTACAGGGAATACGCCCTAGCTTTCCTACTGAACTACAGGGATTACAGTGAATACGCCCTAGCTTTCCTACTGAATTACAGTGAATATGCCCTAGCTTTCCTACTGAATTAGTGAATACGCCCAAGCTTTCCTACTGAACTACAGTATCTAAACTGTTTCCCAGAATGACCTGCTTTTCCTGAAGGTGACCAGTCAGCTTCATCACCTCAGTATAAAGTGTGCTATCCACGTCCTCCATGTCAACAAGTTCAACCCCCACTGCCTCCGACGCAGGCctggagaggaggtgagagggtggGAACCCTGAGGTGGGGGGAATGAGTGACTGAGGGGAAAAGTTGGAATGAAGGATGAGAAATTAAGATTTGTTTAACGATAAGATTTTACTGCTCAGTGGAGGAACTGTCTCATTTCGCTCTCTCCCTGGTCAGAGGAACCCCTCTCCCTCAGAGGTGATCCAATGGTCCAACCATCGTGTGATGGAGTGGCTTCGGGCGGTGGACCTGGCTGAGTATGCACCCAACCTACGGGGCAGTGGGGTCCATGGAGGTCTCATTGTGAGTGGACTGCACCTCAGAACCATGCATGCATCCCAATTCCCCAAACTTTTCTGAAGTGTGCAGCTGCACACCCCCCCGTCATCTGCAGGAACACACTTTGGAAGAAGACAGGAGAATCGGGATGCAGCACTtataaatggttgtgttcctaccTGAGTGAGCTCCAGCCCTGTCCTCTAACCCTGTACTTTAGATTCTGGAGCTGCGGTTCAGCTCTGAGACCCTGGCCATGCTGCTGAACATCCCCCCTCAGAAGACCCTGCTCCGCCGCCACCTGGCCACCGCCTTTACCGCCCTGGTGGGGACGCAGGCCTCTCTGGAGAAACGGGAGTATGCCAACGCCACCGGCCATGCACCCCTCACTACCGCCGCCAAAGTCCGGGTACGACTGCTGTGTGTCCATGGAAGAGGGCCTGTGATTACCCTATAACGTGCTGTGAATACTCTGTACATGTAATGACATCTGACTAATTTTCTTGTATTCAGTTTTAGAAATAATACACAGTAGTTATTGTTCAACGTACATACTGTGTACAAAGGACCCAAGCTTAAGCTCTTGCCTTCCTATATTATTTCAGCCCAAGAAGCTTGGTTTCACCCACTTCAGtcatctgaggaagaggaggccgGATGACTTGGCAGACTACATCTGCCCGATAGACAGTGGGGGCCTTTCAGCCATGAATGGGGTTTCCCACCGGCCGTACGCAGGGGTCCGAGGCCTTAGCCCCATCctggacagagagccagagaggcgGGAGCAGGTGGGGCCCAAAAGCTGACACTGACACTCCCCTCAGCCAATGACTGCAAATCTTATGGCTTTTAACCCTGCCTCACATGTCTATGTAAACATGCCCCCGTTCTCCCTGAATCAAGGTGCTGATTTTTTATTCGTGGGAAATTCTAACGCATTGATTTTATCACCAAATGGTTATTTGCTGGACAAGCtacagtgtgtgtgcatataatGATGTGGATGTACTCATTGGTTATTATCTGGACATCCTGTATTATAATTAGCTGGATTTACTTACTTATTTACTGGATATGCTTATCAAGTATTTGACCTGGATATGTTGAAATCATGACTGACCTGACCGGCTAAATGAGGATTCATAATTTTACGGTTGTATAATGGTTTCCTTTGAAAACCGCTCTCTGCATTCCTGGATAAATTAGATGGATTCAACTTTCCTATCTTCTGCCATTGCTTCAGAACATGACCCCTATGTGTTACTGACCATTGTAGCATTCCTCCTTACCTTGCTGGATTTAGGGTAGCTTAGCTGTCAACGGCCTTTCTTGAGTTATGGTACAATGTACAAAAATTAATACCAATTATATAAGCTTGTTTGATTTATTTTGTGTTACATTTAGTAACTGTAAAAATTCACAAAATACAAGGTGCTGTCATGATAATTCAGGTTTGCACACATTACCCAACTCGGTTATCCTATAATTATATATTGAAAATAAAAAGAATTTGCAGGTGCTTGCTTTTTGTATGCTGCATGTTTGATAGTGTAGTTAATTTTAATTGTTGTCCTAAATGCATTATTTATAGTGGTGAAAGATGATAGGGGTACTGGTCAAACTGAACAATGTTGACTCTTTGAAGCAAAGTGCTCTTGCTGACTCCACTATAACACAGATCATGGATTATAGACAATCATAATGCTACAGTGGCTTCAAATAATTATTCCATCAATGCACACCTGAATTTACATGTATACTAACATGTGACTGGTAAGCCATGAATGCTGAAGTTTTCAGATTGCTGATTCATGTTCCATCAGGCATACACTGAGGACAGTTCTGTCTCCAGCTCAGACTCTGGGAACAACCTGGTGAGTTTTAGCATTCTTTTTCAGAGAACTGAAGATATGTAATTTATCATACAGTATGTCATTTTCCCTCATGGTGTGTGTGATGCTATGGCTCAAGTTACAATGCTACAGTAGGTGGAGTATAATTCCGTATGTTGGACTACTGTTGCATACCATGCTCCTCTCCATATTGGTTCAACATTATGGTCTTCATTGTATCCTCAGGTCCATCATTAGAGTCATGCGTTGACGTCTGTATAGgctccatatgtgttacttcagtGTAAAGAGAAAAAGCTGTGACCAGATTCTGCTTTGGAAGTTGTGAGAAGCAAAACTCAAACCAGCAGAAAGCCCTCTGTGTGCTCACCCTCGTGAAGATCAGAAGTGGAGGATGACTCTGAACCCTATTTTTAGGTTTAACCCCACACCATTTATTCAGCTGTGATAGAGGGAAATCGGTGGCTGTAAaaacatatatacagtatcaaaGCAACTTCTTGGATCAAAAATGTTATTCCGTTATGGAAGTCACTCAATTTCAACCTTatggcaaaaataaataaatccaaaAAGGCAGATGTATCCAACAGTCAGATTGGAAGAACAAAACATCAATGACCAGTTCAGACACTATTAGAGTGCCAACATCTTAAAGTACAAACATGATGACCGTATGTTATCTTTATTGGGAAAGATGCAGAAAATAAACAGGAAAACATTCAACAGCGCAATCTACATTAGGACTTCTCTTTGCATTTCATAATTAGTAGTTGGAGGAATGTCACGTGATTTACCGAAATTCAGACCATCTCACTCCTCTACTTGTCCACGACTGATTTTGTAGACATGGCAGCAAAAGTTATTCTTGGTCTGTTCAACGTGAACAATTATATCCCTGTCAAAGAATAGTTCATTACTGTCTGAAACaagaaaagaggaggaaaaaAAGTAAGTCCTGCGATCTGTATGATTGGTCTAGCACTGCCCTCTACTGGTTTAAAAAGGCAAGGACATGTCTCAGGATTGGAATCCCTTTTTATTTGAGTTTTATAGAATTTAATAAGGAAGGAGGGATAACCCTGTTAAACAAGTATTTTACATGAAAGGCTCAGTGTAAAGGTAAATGTTTCCACCTTTTTTAATTCTCATTACAATCCATATAATATACATTGTCTATATCAAGTGTTTGACCTCGTTTCCTGGTTAGTATCTACATAACTCAAAGACCTATGCAGTTCTGTGTAGATGCATAGTGCAATGCGTTCTATTTGCTGTCTAGTTTACTAGTGCGGCACCAATCGTCAACCTAATTCATTACCACTTCTGTGTAAgtggatatggagagaaagaccTAGAATGCATGTTGTGGATGAATTACTGTCTATGGtacattttctttctctctctcttgcatcaGTTTACATCAGTTTCATTGACCATCAAGGATGTATTAAAGCATCTCAAAATAAAATGTCTCACATTTCCAGTATACATGAACCAGAATATTGTTGAAGGTACAGAACCAGACTAGGGTTATATGACAATACATGTGAGTAGCCTGTATCCTGGCTACATTACCAACCTAGCTGATCATAATACCATGGTCAGCTAATTATCCCCATCTTCCTATGGGTTCATTCAACCCCCACCTCTTCCCTCAACCTCTTACCCAGGTTATCTAGTGAAATAACGGTTAATAATGATTAGCATATCAACCATCTGTGCTGCAACCAGAGATGgctagaggactcatctttgtatctgtgccataaTAGCATCTGTGACAGCATAGACAGTAACATTGAGgcaatctccattttgaagtagtcaattttCTTCTTTATGATTGGCTGATTCCTCCTCATGACCCGGTTGGGCTAGACTCTAACAGGGTTACAAGGaaggatcagccaatgaagttggaagtcccacccagttgactatgTCAGGGAGCAAGAGGTGAAGCAACAGGGATAACTGGGCCTAAAATCTGTGTTCTCCAGCAGGTGCAGGTTTTTTAATTTTTTCCACTCACCAAGCGAGGAGTTTTTGTTTGTAGGTCTATGACAGGCTTATTTGCTATGTGTTGCTTACCTGATTGAATAGAAGCTTCATAATGCTTAGGTTGCACGGGTGTATGGATATAAGTAGGACATGTGACATCCTGGCAACTTTAAGAAAAAACATTTTGGCCTATATTCAAGTCAGTATTGACAGATGGCGtgaaccggccactaggggcaacagtgagcgctgttaccttcaagtaagTTTCAGTTTTGCTAAGTGTTGTGAATGATGATGGTGGAT containing:
- the LOC124033675 gene encoding liprin-beta-2-like isoform X2 — its product is MRSSTTLIRGFCEAFLKFGAQGYPSQVSDSALIPALTSAITPDVRVLQLVEDLRLALEGQVDQESMRRQVPIDTAHTLLEWLEKGGVNQQSPGNGETNQERLTRLEGDKESLVLQVSVLTDQVEAQGVKISDLESSLEEHQHKLNSTEEMLQQELLSRTSLESQKLNLMGEVSYLKLKLVDMEEKQFHGVERQHKAEVKLQELRLLKEKVDYLEDQKSQYERRLKATKAELSDLQQLLLSKNAEIDSLHTQLLARPLSTETSEREDMYRRRLNNKHQELQRLKTGMEMLLVANDEKDRRIEELTLLLVQCRQFRDVATPRQAPPTILSISNESPPSSSSEEREHGVVMTTVPPGGLPENKETEMSFSSSSPQLVSHLPAQKERELWTHPRLLSSSMDNLQNGSALKHVVVIPVEAEVSTENRPVDNRCQTLPVKASFPEHNGEGECSETQSQRSPEGSEDGDSRKTEKMDDTSSSDLSPQSSGAESGQRTIGSPEHLKNNNSIRKLWGKIRRTQSGGLQGEDLESNQFRRGGLRATAGPRLTRTPESGSTVRDMNTPFSQWTREQVCGWLEDYGLGQYVNLTRQWVDNGQTLLSARPQDFEKEMGINHPLHRKKLQLALRGFSTKALEKSSELDHIWVTRWLDDIGLPQYKDQFHEGRVDGRMLQYLTVNDLLFLKVTSQLHHLSIKCAIHVLHVNKFNPHCLRRRPGEERNPSPSEVIQWSNHRVMEWLRAVDLAEYAPNLRGSGVHGGLIILELRFSSETLAMLLNIPPQKTLLRRHLATAFTALVGTQASLEKREYANATGHAPLTTAAKVRPKKLGFTHFSHLRKRRPDDLADYICPIDSGGLSAMNGVSHRPYAGVRGLSPILDREPERREQAYTEDSSVSSSDSGNNLVHH
- the LOC124033675 gene encoding liprin-beta-2-like isoform X3; amino-acid sequence: MRSSTTLIRGFCEAFLKFGAQGYPSQVSDSALIPALTSAITPDVRVLQLVEDLRLALEGQVDQESMRRQVPIDTAHTLLEWLEKGGVNQQSPGNGETNQERLTRLEGDKESLVLQVSVLTDQVEAQGVKISDLESSLEEHQHKLNSTEEMLQQELLSRTSLESQKLNLMGEVSYLKLKLVDMEEKQFHGVERQHKAEVKLQELRLLKEKVDYLEDQKSQYERRLKATKAELSDLQQLLLSKNAEIDSLHTQLLARPLSTETSERDQELQRLKTGMEMLLVANDEKDRRIEELTLLLVQCRQFRDVATPRQAPPTILSISNESPPSSSSEEREHGVVMTTVPPGGLPENKETEMSFSSSSPQLVSHLPAQKERELWTHPRLLSSSMDNLQNGSALKHVVVIPVEAEVSTENRPVDNRCQTLPVKASFPEHNGEGECSETQSQRSPEGSEDGDSRKTEKMDDTSSSDLSPQSSGAESGQRTIGSPEHLKNNNSIRKLWGKIRRTQSGGLQGEDLESNQFRRGGLRATAGPRLTRTPESGSTVRDMNTPFSQWTREQVCGWLEDYGLGQYVNLTRQWVDNGQTLLSARPQDFEKEMGINHPLHRKKLQLALRGFSTKALEKSSELDHIWVTRWLDDIGLPQYKDQFHEGRVDGRMLQYLTVNDLLFLKVTSQLHHLSIKCAIHVLHVNKFNPHCLRRRPGEERNPSPSEVIQWSNHRVMEWLRAVDLAEYAPNLRGSGVHGGLIILELRFSSETLAMLLNIPPQKTLLRRHLATAFTALVGTQASLEKREYANATGHAPLTTAAKVRPKKLGFTHFSHLRKRRPDDLADYICPIDSGGLSAMNGVSHRPYAGVRGLSPILDREPERREQAYTEDSSVSSSDSGNNLVHH